From a single Entelurus aequoreus isolate RoL-2023_Sb linkage group LG12, RoL_Eaeq_v1.1, whole genome shotgun sequence genomic region:
- the LOC133661377 gene encoding uncharacterized protein LOC133661377 isoform X1 yields MKKFQQRAYKRRWAATTRHLKKQCRQSTLELESDDSKQENDTTISTPETVTTLQYMDAAETASCTAAGADNATYSGPDSDEPDENDADWRLIDHHVTLSSDSENESDSDCFEDHLSLLATEYHVKHNALDSLLKLLKKVFQMAPSFVVVEFLGERSVAVVPTIWTEDDGKNSFCYWPRPNPTHSRIRKAEIPDKEVWDRLPIRVFRKTLTEDFDKALQYEKQAEMFSSPEEVSTKRSHITPERYRNDEEDVFDADDEEEIRPKKKCRKEKPQILVQAPPLPELPPFNFPISSEYQTTSASTSQYQTTPRYPGRPHSPARSSTSRLSPDSNNASSSSQYQTTPASTSQYQTAPRSSRNALDSELLQLNMKVQNILENQGEIMRMLRGLAAQSVGPEAVDVQDLIEKPFETLEQLKAFCERLDTDLLLRKQLVKALTALGGQNLADTVRTMLRKIATNKVLEQLGLRGKTGKVAFEDLPLYRIINKACRGVYKQTTTAEVDCELGEVLKLATFRKGGSKFEEKRRN; encoded by the exons ATGAAGAAGTTTCAACAGAGGGCTTATAAGCGTAGATGGGCTGCCACAACTAGGCATTTGAAGAAGCAATGCCGACAGTCAACTTTAGAATTAGAGAGTGATGATAGCAAGCAAGAGAATGACACGACAATCTCAACTCCAGAAACAGTGACAACCCTTCAGTACATGGATGCTGCGGAGACTGCTTCCTGCACTGCCGCGGGTGCTGACAATGCCACCTACAGTGGCCCTGATAGTGATGAGCCTGATGAAAATGATGCTGATTGGAGACTAATCGACCATCATGTCACCTTGTCATCTGATTCAGAAAATGAGAGTGATAGTGACTGCTTTGAAGATCATTTGAGTTTGTTGGCAACCGAATATCATGTCAAACATAATGCATTGGACAGCCTTTTGAAGCTACTCAAGAAAGTTTTCCAGATGGCTCCTTCTTTTGTGGTCGTTGAGTTCCTTGGTGAACGTTCAGTCGCTGTTGTCCCAACCATATGGACAGAAGATGATGGAAAG AATAGCTTCTGCTATTGGCCAAGGCCAAATCCTACCCACTCCAGAATCCGGAAAGCTGAGATTCCTGACAAAGAAGTCTGGGATAGGCTGCCAATTCGGGTTTTCAGGAAAACATTGACTG AAGACTTTGACAAGGCCCTTCAATACGAAAAACAAGCTGAAATGTTTTCGAGCCCAGAAGAAGTGTCAACCAAACGGAGCCACATCACCCCTGAACGTTATAGAAACGATGAGGAAGATGTGTTTGATGCTGACG ACGAAGAGGAAATTCGGCcaaaaaagaagtgcagaaaagaGAAACCACAGATCCTCGTCCAGGCACCCCCACTGCCAGAGCTCCCACCATTTAACTTTCCAATCTCCAGCGAGTACCAGACCACTTCAGCCAGTACCAGCCAATACCAGACCACTCCAAGGTATCCAGGCCGACCTCACAGCCCAGCGAGAAGCAGCACTTCCAGGCTCAGTCCAGACAGCAATAATGCATCCagctcaagccagtaccagaccactccagccagtacgagtcagtaccagaccgctccaagaagcagcaggaatgcccttgacagtgaac ttttacagttgaacatgaaagttcaaaatatacttgagaaccagggagaaattatgcgcatgctgagagggctggcagcacagtctgtggggccagaagctgtggatgttcaagatctcattgagaagcctttcgagactcttgagcagctgaaggccttctgtgaacggctcgacactgatcttctgctcagaaagcagctg gtgaaagctcttactgctcttggtgggcagaatttggcagacacggtgaggacaatgctgaggaaaattgccacaaacaaagtcctggagcagcttggcctccgtggaaagacaggaaaagtggcgtttgaggacttgcccctttacagaataataaata aggcatgcaggggtgtttacaagcagacgaccacagctgaagtggattgtgagcttggagaggtcctgaaactggccacttttcgaaagggaggttcaaaatttgag gagaagaggaggaattaa
- the LOC133661377 gene encoding uncharacterized protein LOC133661377 isoform X2 yields MKKFQQRAYKRRWAATTRHLKKQCRQSTLELESDDSKQENDTTISTPETVTTLQYMDAAETASCTAAGADNATYSGPDSDEPDENDADWRLIDHHVTLSSDSENESDSDCFEDHLSLLATEYHVKHNALDSLLKLLKKVFQMAPSFVVVEFLGERSVAVVPTIWTEDDGKNSFCYWPRPNPTHSRIRKAEIPDKEVWDRLPIRVFRKTLTEDFDKALQYEKQAEMFSSPEEVSTKRSHITPERYRNDEEDVFDADDEEEIRPKKKCRKEKPQILVQAPPLPELPPFNFPISSEYQTTSASTSQYQTTPRYPGRPHSPARSSTSRLSPDSNNASSSSQYQTTPASTSQYQTAPRSSRNALDSELLQLNMKVQNILENQGEIMRMLRGLAAQSVGPEAVDVQDLIEKPFETLEQLKAFCERLDTDLLLRKQLVKALTALGGQNLADTVRTMLRKIATNKVLEQLGLRGKTGKVAFEDLPLYRIINSMQGCLQADDHS; encoded by the exons ATGAAGAAGTTTCAACAGAGGGCTTATAAGCGTAGATGGGCTGCCACAACTAGGCATTTGAAGAAGCAATGCCGACAGTCAACTTTAGAATTAGAGAGTGATGATAGCAAGCAAGAGAATGACACGACAATCTCAACTCCAGAAACAGTGACAACCCTTCAGTACATGGATGCTGCGGAGACTGCTTCCTGCACTGCCGCGGGTGCTGACAATGCCACCTACAGTGGCCCTGATAGTGATGAGCCTGATGAAAATGATGCTGATTGGAGACTAATCGACCATCATGTCACCTTGTCATCTGATTCAGAAAATGAGAGTGATAGTGACTGCTTTGAAGATCATTTGAGTTTGTTGGCAACCGAATATCATGTCAAACATAATGCATTGGACAGCCTTTTGAAGCTACTCAAGAAAGTTTTCCAGATGGCTCCTTCTTTTGTGGTCGTTGAGTTCCTTGGTGAACGTTCAGTCGCTGTTGTCCCAACCATATGGACAGAAGATGATGGAAAG AATAGCTTCTGCTATTGGCCAAGGCCAAATCCTACCCACTCCAGAATCCGGAAAGCTGAGATTCCTGACAAAGAAGTCTGGGATAGGCTGCCAATTCGGGTTTTCAGGAAAACATTGACTG AAGACTTTGACAAGGCCCTTCAATACGAAAAACAAGCTGAAATGTTTTCGAGCCCAGAAGAAGTGTCAACCAAACGGAGCCACATCACCCCTGAACGTTATAGAAACGATGAGGAAGATGTGTTTGATGCTGACG ACGAAGAGGAAATTCGGCcaaaaaagaagtgcagaaaagaGAAACCACAGATCCTCGTCCAGGCACCCCCACTGCCAGAGCTCCCACCATTTAACTTTCCAATCTCCAGCGAGTACCAGACCACTTCAGCCAGTACCAGCCAATACCAGACCACTCCAAGGTATCCAGGCCGACCTCACAGCCCAGCGAGAAGCAGCACTTCCAGGCTCAGTCCAGACAGCAATAATGCATCCagctcaagccagtaccagaccactccagccagtacgagtcagtaccagaccgctccaagaagcagcaggaatgcccttgacagtgaac ttttacagttgaacatgaaagttcaaaatatacttgagaaccagggagaaattatgcgcatgctgagagggctggcagcacagtctgtggggccagaagctgtggatgttcaagatctcattgagaagcctttcgagactcttgagcagctgaaggccttctgtgaacggctcgacactgatcttctgctcagaaagcagctg gtgaaagctcttactgctcttggtgggcagaatttggcagacacggtgaggacaatgctgaggaaaattgccacaaacaaagtcctggagcagcttggcctccgtggaaagacaggaaaagtggcgtttgaggacttgcccctttacagaataataaata gcatgcaggggtgtttacaagcagacgaccacagctga